From the genome of Ectobacillus sp. JY-23, one region includes:
- a CDS encoding threonine synthase, with the protein MRYSYVSHLLCPTCNTEYSTAHQQQLCACGSPLLVQYDLETLKHKLSPQDLIGREGSLWRYHELLPVERPEHVVSMGEGMTPLLSMPRLGADMEIRQLYMKDEGVIPTGTFKARGAAVGVSKAKELGVKELAMPTNGNAGAAWSLYAARAGIKATIVMPTDAPSITRKECVAADANLLLVNGLISDAGKIVGKAVKHGEMFDASTLKEPYRIEGKKTMGLEIAEQLHWKLPDVILYPTGGGVGLIGIYKALRELQELGWVTGKLPRLVAVQAEGCAPIVKAWQEGKAVSAFWESSSTIAFGINVPKALGDFLVLEALYATNGCAVAVKDDEILAEVRTVASLEGTFVCPEGAAVFVAARQLRKDGWIGPDETVIALNTGAGIKYPNTITADVPILQPDDEIDAVSRKMNMRT; encoded by the coding sequence ATGAGATATAGCTATGTATCACACTTGCTTTGCCCAACATGCAATACGGAATATAGTACGGCGCACCAGCAACAGCTGTGTGCGTGCGGCTCTCCGCTACTCGTACAATATGACTTAGAAACGTTAAAGCATAAGCTCTCTCCGCAGGATTTAATAGGAAGAGAAGGAAGTCTGTGGAGATATCATGAATTGCTGCCGGTTGAGCGTCCGGAGCATGTTGTATCTATGGGAGAAGGTATGACACCCTTGCTTTCGATGCCTAGACTAGGGGCGGATATGGAGATTCGCCAGCTGTATATGAAAGATGAGGGTGTTATACCGACGGGCACATTTAAAGCACGTGGGGCGGCAGTCGGCGTTTCAAAAGCTAAGGAGCTTGGTGTGAAGGAACTGGCGATGCCGACAAATGGAAACGCCGGTGCAGCTTGGTCCTTGTATGCCGCGCGAGCAGGTATTAAAGCTACTATTGTTATGCCGACCGATGCACCAAGCATTACAAGAAAAGAGTGCGTTGCCGCAGATGCCAACCTGCTGCTTGTAAACGGATTGATTAGTGATGCCGGTAAAATCGTAGGAAAAGCGGTAAAACATGGGGAGATGTTTGATGCATCTACGCTAAAAGAGCCTTATCGCATAGAAGGCAAAAAAACAATGGGTCTTGAGATTGCAGAACAGCTGCATTGGAAACTGCCTGATGTCATCTTATATCCTACAGGCGGAGGAGTAGGCCTTATTGGTATCTATAAAGCCTTGCGAGAGCTACAGGAGCTTGGATGGGTAACGGGCAAGCTGCCTAGATTAGTAGCTGTACAAGCGGAAGGATGCGCCCCAATTGTAAAAGCATGGCAAGAAGGAAAGGCAGTTTCTGCGTTTTGGGAAAGCTCTTCCACGATCGCCTTCGGTATTAACGTGCCAAAAGCACTTGGTGATTTTCTTGTGCTAGAAGCGCTGTACGCCACAAATGGATGTGCCGTTGCGGTCAAGGATGACGAAATCTTGGCGGAGGTAAGGACAGTGGCGTCACTCGAAGGAACCTTTGTTTGCCCGGAAGGAGCGGCTGTATTTGTTGCGGCTCGTCAATTGAGAAAAGACGGATGGATTGGACCGGACGAAACAGTAATTGCTTTGAATACCGGGGCAGGAATCAAATACCCTAATACCATTACGGCGGATGTGCCAATTTTACAGCCTGATGATGAAATAGATGCTGTATCACGTAAAATGAACATGCGTACTTAA
- a CDS encoding M20 peptidase aminoacylase family protein produces MKAPLPTTTLSNLEEKLVAIRRHLHQYPELSNEEFETTKYIRQCLEEANITILETELQTGLIAEISGDTEGPIIALRADIDALPVNEQSGLPFASKIPGKMHACGHDFHTAAMIGAAYLLKQKEHALKGTVRFIFQPAEENGGGAKKVISAGLLTDVQAIFGMHNKPDLPVGTIGIKQGALMSGVDRFEIEVQGMGTHAAVPDAGIDPIVAASHIVIALQSIVSRNLSPFQHAVISVANVHAGTTWNVIPANAMLEGTVRTFDEKVRATIPTMIRRVMDGTANAYGAQAKLHWYAGPPPVQNDAQLTTLAVQAAEKTGLTIVEATPSMAGEDFAFYQKDIPGSFVFMGTSGTEEWHHPAFTVDERALPLSAQYFATLAIDTLQTMSKDR; encoded by the coding sequence ATGAAAGCTCCACTTCCCACAACAACCTTAAGCAATCTTGAAGAAAAGCTAGTAGCTATTCGACGACATTTACACCAGTATCCCGAACTTTCCAACGAGGAATTTGAGACTACAAAATATATACGCCAATGTTTAGAGGAGGCGAATATTACTATTTTGGAAACAGAATTACAAACAGGGCTCATTGCAGAAATATCGGGTGATACAGAGGGGCCAATCATTGCCTTACGCGCCGATATTGATGCTTTGCCTGTTAACGAGCAAAGTGGTTTACCTTTCGCTTCTAAAATCCCCGGAAAGATGCACGCTTGCGGTCATGACTTTCATACAGCGGCAATGATTGGTGCTGCATACTTGCTGAAACAAAAAGAACATGCATTGAAGGGTACTGTACGATTTATTTTTCAGCCTGCTGAAGAAAATGGTGGCGGTGCCAAAAAAGTAATATCTGCAGGTTTATTAACAGATGTGCAAGCCATTTTCGGTATGCACAACAAGCCTGATTTACCGGTAGGAACGATAGGTATTAAACAGGGGGCCTTAATGTCTGGTGTAGATCGATTTGAGATTGAGGTGCAAGGAATGGGCACTCACGCAGCAGTTCCTGATGCTGGTATTGATCCCATTGTTGCCGCTTCTCATATTGTCATCGCGCTACAATCTATTGTCAGCCGTAACCTTAGCCCGTTCCAGCACGCGGTCATTAGTGTCGCAAATGTACATGCTGGCACAACTTGGAATGTTATCCCGGCAAACGCTATGTTAGAAGGTACTGTTCGTACATTTGATGAAAAAGTTCGCGCTACTATTCCTACAATGATTCGGCGAGTAATGGATGGTACGGCAAATGCATACGGTGCACAAGCAAAGCTGCATTGGTATGCAGGTCCTCCTCCCGTACAAAACGATGCCCAGCTGACAACGCTTGCCGTTCAAGCCGCTGAAAAGACAGGTTTGACCATAGTTGAAGCTACGCCATCCATGGCAGGAGAGGATTTCGCTTTTTATCAAAAAGACATTCCTGGCTCCTTCGTATTTATGGGTACATCCGGAACAGAGGAATGGCACCATCCCGCATTTACGGTAGATGAACGCGCTTTACCTCTTAGCGCGCAATACTTTGCTACATTGGCGATAGATACATTACAGACAATGAGTAAAGACCGATAA
- a CDS encoding LLM class flavin-dependent oxidoreductase, with product MLRLSILDQSPIYDNETALQAFQRTILLAQEAEKWGYHRFWVSEHHDSDQVAGSSPEVLISHLLAKTERIRIGSGGVMLQHYSPYKVAENFHVLESLAPNRVDLGIGRAPGGLPHSTKALQQGNDMRPLFEKLIELEQFLHDKLEPTHPLHGLKAQPIPRYPLHIYLLGASTSSASVAANLGFSYVFAQFINSDENTIAEAFKTYQKNFNMEKGTPHSILAVSLIVTDTDEEAKELAADAKIVKIHLESGKTLTLPSVEKAEEYGKQAGENYTITIHDANIIHGSQETVRNTLLTLQQTYHLEEFIITTPIKDFNKRLYSYKILKDAFSELIPR from the coding sequence ATGTTACGATTAAGTATTTTAGATCAAAGTCCGATTTACGATAACGAAACGGCGCTTCAAGCCTTTCAACGAACCATTCTTCTTGCACAAGAAGCGGAAAAATGGGGATATCATCGTTTTTGGGTATCCGAGCATCACGACTCAGATCAAGTTGCCGGCTCTTCTCCCGAAGTTTTAATTTCACACTTATTAGCAAAAACCGAGCGAATTCGAATTGGCTCTGGAGGCGTTATGCTGCAGCATTACAGTCCATACAAAGTGGCAGAAAATTTTCATGTCCTCGAATCACTGGCTCCTAATCGTGTCGATTTAGGAATTGGGAGAGCGCCAGGGGGACTACCACATTCTACAAAAGCTTTGCAACAAGGAAATGATATGAGGCCTCTATTTGAAAAACTAATAGAGTTAGAACAATTTCTTCATGACAAGTTGGAGCCAACTCATCCTCTACATGGTTTAAAAGCGCAGCCCATTCCTCGATATCCTTTGCACATTTACTTGCTCGGAGCGAGTACATCTAGTGCAAGTGTAGCAGCAAACTTAGGCTTCTCTTATGTATTCGCGCAATTTATCAACAGCGATGAAAATACCATTGCCGAAGCATTTAAAACCTATCAGAAGAATTTTAATATGGAAAAAGGCACGCCCCATTCTATTCTGGCAGTCTCTCTTATCGTAACAGATACGGACGAAGAAGCTAAAGAGTTGGCTGCTGATGCAAAAATCGTCAAAATCCATCTCGAAAGCGGAAAGACATTAACTCTTCCAAGCGTGGAAAAAGCGGAGGAGTACGGGAAACAGGCTGGAGAAAATTATACGATTACCATTCACGATGCTAATATTATTCATGGTTCTCAAGAGACTGTACGTAATACATTATTAACACTTCAACAAACATATCATTTGGAAGAGTTTATCATTACAACCCCCATTAAAGATTTCAACAAACGTCTTTATTCCTACAAAATATTAAAAGATGCTTTTTCAGAGCTTATTCCAAGATAA
- the ssuE gene encoding NADPH-dependent FMN reductase — translation MTNIILISGGVSNNSRTSQVIHYVATLIQAQGRSTKSFAIRDFEAEDLIYGNFQSPQVTELIKHIEEASAIVIATPIYKGSYTGALKTVLDLLPSNILRGKVVLPIVVGGTAKHVLSLEFSLKPLLSILGSEQILSGVFVLDSYVLENQVTDDDTAKRLSNSVEKLLAERNVTSGEARR, via the coding sequence ATGACAAACATTATATTGATTTCTGGAGGCGTTTCAAATAACTCTAGAACATCTCAGGTCATTCACTATGTTGCTACTTTGATTCAAGCGCAGGGAAGAAGCACCAAAAGCTTTGCAATACGTGATTTTGAAGCAGAGGACTTAATCTATGGAAATTTTCAAAGCCCCCAAGTTACAGAGCTTATCAAACACATTGAAGAAGCCAGTGCGATTGTAATTGCAACTCCCATTTATAAAGGATCCTACACAGGGGCTTTGAAAACGGTTCTTGATTTGCTGCCATCCAATATCTTAAGAGGCAAGGTTGTTCTCCCCATTGTTGTAGGAGGTACAGCAAAGCATGTATTGAGTCTTGAATTCAGTCTTAAGCCTTTACTTAGTATTCTGGGATCTGAACAAATTCTTTCGGGTGTTTTCGTTTTAGATTCTTATGTGCTAGAAAATCAGGTGACTGACGATGATACAGCTAAACGACTTAGCAACTCTGTCGAAAAGCTATTGGCTGAGCGAAATGTCACATCTGGTGAAGCAAGAAGGTGA
- a CDS encoding LLM class flavin-dependent oxidoreductase has translation MVSKRKLKLGTMLHGPGGHIAAWRHPNAVADASVNFAFYKQLVEKAESGKFDLAFVADGLYITEKSHPNFLNRFEPITLLAALAGASSHIGLVGTLSTSYSEPYTVARQFASIDKISKGRAGWNAVTSPLEGSALNYSKDKHPAHELRYEIAEEFIEVTKGLWDSWEDDAFIRDKDKGIFIDSKKMHRLNHKGKFFSIQGPLNIARSEQGHPVVFQAGSSEAGKELAAKQADAVFTGHDNIEEAKRFYQDVKSRAISYGRAATDILIFPGISPIVGRTEEEADRKYQEIASLVDIHIALDYLGRFFDHFDFSRYPLDEAFPDLGDLGSQGFQSTTEKIKRMAKEEDLTLREVALRVTTPKKEFIGTPLQIADAVQRWFEEEAADGFMIASAVFPDGLNDFVDYVVPILQERGLFRTEYEHDTLRGNLGLKKPVNRYTRQREESKINS, from the coding sequence GTGGTAAGTAAACGAAAACTTAAATTGGGAACAATGCTTCATGGACCAGGAGGACATATAGCCGCATGGCGACATCCAAATGCTGTAGCGGATGCAAGTGTAAATTTCGCATTCTATAAACAACTCGTAGAAAAAGCTGAATCAGGAAAATTTGACTTGGCCTTTGTAGCTGATGGCTTATATATCACTGAGAAATCGCATCCAAACTTTTTAAACCGTTTTGAGCCGATCACGTTATTGGCCGCTTTGGCGGGAGCAAGCTCTCATATAGGGTTAGTGGGCACTCTTTCTACTTCCTATAGTGAGCCTTATACGGTCGCAAGGCAATTTGCTTCCATCGATAAGATTAGCAAGGGCCGAGCAGGGTGGAATGCAGTCACCTCTCCTTTGGAGGGATCAGCTTTGAACTATAGTAAGGATAAGCATCCTGCACATGAACTTCGCTATGAAATTGCAGAAGAGTTCATTGAAGTGACAAAAGGATTATGGGATTCGTGGGAGGATGATGCTTTTATTCGAGATAAAGATAAAGGGATTTTCATTGATTCAAAAAAAATGCATCGATTAAATCATAAAGGAAAGTTTTTTTCCATTCAAGGACCACTGAATATTGCCAGGTCTGAGCAAGGGCACCCCGTCGTTTTTCAAGCTGGTTCTTCAGAAGCTGGCAAAGAGCTAGCAGCAAAGCAAGCGGATGCCGTATTTACAGGTCATGACAATATAGAAGAAGCGAAGCGTTTTTATCAGGATGTGAAAAGTAGAGCAATCTCTTATGGAAGAGCCGCCACAGATATTCTTATTTTTCCAGGAATCAGTCCTATCGTAGGAAGAACGGAAGAGGAGGCGGACCGAAAGTATCAAGAGATTGCTAGTTTAGTAGATATTCATATAGCTCTGGACTATTTGGGACGCTTTTTCGATCACTTTGATTTTTCTCGATATCCACTGGATGAAGCGTTCCCTGACTTGGGGGATTTAGGAAGTCAAGGGTTTCAGAGTACCACAGAAAAAATCAAGCGGATGGCCAAAGAAGAAGATTTAACCCTACGTGAAGTTGCTTTACGAGTCACCACGCCAAAGAAAGAGTTTATAGGTACACCGCTTCAAATTGCGGATGCAGTGCAAAGGTGGTTTGAAGAAGAAGCTGCTGATGGTTTTATGATTGCGAGTGCGGTGTTCCCTGATGGTTTGAATGATTTTGTGGATTATGTGGTTCCTATTTTGCAAGAACGCGGTTTATTCAGAACGGAATACGAACATGATACGCTACGAGGAAACTTGGGACTAAAGAAGCCTGTAAATCGCTATACACGGCAAAGGGAAGAAAGTAAGATCAACAGCTGA
- a CDS encoding GNAT family N-acetyltransferase, with protein sequence MGERYRLATLDDAEELLHVTLRAYEPIRELGIQFPAATADLELVKHNIENHDCYVLEKDGVIAATLSVRAFEEVTDLPCVWWFAVDPIYKKQGLGSKILTYVEEVIIRDTLKASAVALGTSDKHPWLISMYERKGYERFYEVDYGEHGKGVFLRKVLRPELFVAEAKQQ encoded by the coding sequence ATGGGGGAAAGATACCGGTTGGCCACCTTGGATGACGCTGAGGAGCTGCTGCATGTTACGTTGCGCGCTTATGAGCCAATCAGAGAGCTGGGCATTCAATTTCCGGCGGCAACCGCCGACCTAGAGTTAGTAAAGCACAACATTGAAAATCATGATTGCTACGTCTTAGAGAAAGATGGTGTCATTGCAGCCACTCTTTCCGTGAGAGCATTTGAAGAGGTGACGGATTTGCCGTGCGTTTGGTGGTTTGCTGTAGATCCCATCTACAAAAAACAGGGACTGGGTTCAAAGATCTTAACTTACGTTGAGGAAGTGATTATTAGAGATACATTAAAAGCTTCAGCTGTAGCGTTAGGAACATCCGATAAGCATCCGTGGTTGATTTCAATGTATGAAAGAAAAGGATATGAACGATTTTATGAAGTGGATTATGGGGAGCATGGAAAAGGTGTATTTTTAAGAAAAGTCTTACGACCAGAATTGTTTGTAGCTGAAGCTAAACAGCAGTAA
- a CDS encoding glutaredoxin family protein — protein sequence MSETKTIVVWSRTGCHHCDEIKAYLQANKYAYELVDIEGRDYLRDILELKYGVRYVPVVEIGANGRFEAVLEKDYKRIEELVERNA from the coding sequence ATGTCAGAAACAAAAACAATCGTTGTTTGGAGCAGAACAGGTTGCCATCATTGCGATGAAATCAAAGCATATTTGCAAGCAAACAAATATGCCTATGAGCTTGTTGATATAGAAGGGCGAGATTACCTCAGAGATATTCTGGAGCTGAAGTATGGTGTTCGATATGTGCCGGTTGTTGAGATTGGAGCAAATGGAAGATTTGAGGCGGTGCTGGAAAAAGACTATAAGCGTATCGAAGAGCTTGTAGAAAGGAACGCTTAA
- a CDS encoding amino acid ABC transporter substrate-binding protein, which produces MKKFSITALVLAAGLVVSGCGSVKETTSSSNSEKTAQVKKIIVGTGTQFPNICFIDEKGKLTGYDVELIREIDKRLPDYEFEFKTMEFSNLLLSLETKKIDLIAHQMEVNEERQKKFLFNNEPYNVFPLKVVVRQDNNDIKSVEDLKGKKVIVSATSNSAVLIDKYNKENGNKINIVYAGQGADDTKTQLKTGRVDATISTPFAVDFLNKAADAQQKVVGPALSNSKVYFLLRKDEEKLKSRVDEAVKEIKKDGTLTKLSTKWLGADYTVQE; this is translated from the coding sequence ATGAAAAAGTTCAGTATAACAGCGCTTGTGCTTGCTGCTGGTTTAGTGGTTTCGGGATGTGGGAGTGTAAAAGAGACGACAAGTTCAAGTAATTCGGAGAAAACAGCTCAAGTCAAAAAAATTATTGTCGGCACAGGGACACAATTTCCTAACATCTGCTTTATTGATGAGAAAGGGAAATTGACTGGTTATGATGTGGAGTTAATACGTGAGATTGATAAACGTCTACCGGACTATGAGTTCGAGTTCAAGACGATGGAGTTCTCCAATTTACTTTTAAGCTTGGAGACGAAAAAGATTGATTTAATTGCGCATCAGATGGAAGTGAATGAAGAAAGACAAAAGAAGTTCCTATTCAACAATGAGCCTTATAATGTTTTCCCGTTAAAAGTGGTTGTACGACAAGATAACAACGATATCAAGTCAGTCGAAGATTTGAAAGGAAAGAAGGTCATTGTGAGCGCAACAAGTAACTCAGCCGTTCTGATTGATAAATATAATAAAGAGAATGGAAACAAAATCAATATTGTATACGCAGGTCAAGGAGCAGACGACACAAAAACACAGCTGAAAACAGGTCGTGTAGATGCGACAATTAGTACCCCATTTGCAGTGGATTTTTTGAACAAAGCAGCGGATGCGCAACAAAAGGTTGTCGGTCCGGCGCTTTCTAACTCAAAAGTATACTTCCTTTTGCGTAAAGACGAAGAAAAGCTGAAAAGTAGAGTGGATGAAGCGGTAAAAGAAATTAAGAAAGATGGAACTCTGACCAAACTGAGCACAAAATGGCTGGGAGCGGATTATACAGTACAAGAATGA
- a CDS encoding amino acid ABC transporter substrate-binding protein → MKKIRVMLLLTMLTVIGGCNDTVSTKADKDNQRVKKVVVGTGTQFPNICFIDKNGKLTGYDVEVVRAIDKLLPEYEFEFKTMEFSNLLLSLETKKIDMIAHNMAVNEERKKKFLFNDETYNYSPLYITVNKHTNDIASIHDLDGKKVIVGATSNAAVFLEKYNKQNGKKIEIIYAGQGADDANTQLKTGRADATLATPFAVDFNNKAIDAQQKVVGDIIINSKVYFLFNKEETDLQAKTDQAIRKLKADGTLKKLSKQWLGDDYSVEN, encoded by the coding sequence TTGAAGAAAATCAGAGTCATGTTGCTTTTGACGATGCTTACAGTCATAGGAGGGTGCAATGACACTGTGTCAACTAAAGCTGATAAAGATAATCAGCGTGTAAAGAAAGTCGTAGTCGGAACGGGGACGCAATTTCCTAATATCTGCTTCATTGACAAAAATGGCAAATTGACAGGTTATGATGTAGAAGTTGTCAGGGCAATTGATAAGCTTCTGCCCGAATATGAGTTTGAATTTAAAACGATGGAATTCTCAAATTTGCTGTTGAGTTTAGAAACAAAAAAGATTGATATGATTGCTCATAATATGGCTGTCAATGAAGAGCGTAAGAAGAAGTTTTTATTCAATGATGAAACATATAACTATTCCCCTCTTTACATTACAGTCAATAAACATACAAATGACATTGCTTCCATTCATGATCTGGACGGGAAAAAAGTTATTGTGGGAGCAACCAGCAATGCAGCTGTTTTCCTTGAAAAATATAACAAGCAAAATGGAAAGAAAATTGAAATTATATACGCAGGTCAAGGAGCCGATGATGCCAATACACAGCTGAAGACTGGACGTGCAGACGCCACCCTTGCCACACCTTTTGCGGTGGATTTTAACAATAAGGCGATTGATGCTCAGCAAAAGGTAGTGGGAGATATCATCATCAATTCAAAGGTATATTTTTTATTTAATAAAGAGGAAACGGATTTACAAGCCAAAACAGATCAAGCTATTAGAAAACTAAAAGCCGACGGCACACTCAAGAAATTAAGCAAACAGTGGCTTGGTGACGATTACTCTGTTGAAAATTAA
- a CDS encoding amino acid ABC transporter permease, with protein MGQAFDIALVLNFFPKLISYLHITLLILVVSVLLGIVIGFIVALPRIYHIPVARQIAAVYVSFMRGTPILIQLFLIFYGLPAILEWIYIDLSRVDPLVFVIITYALSSGASFSEIIRGGVANVEKGQAEAAYTIGMNEKQTFIRIVLPQALVTSFPNFANSVIGFLKDTSLAFTIGVMDMLGRGDTLISATAHALEVYITLSIIYYLIAILLEKLFTLSESKLQRHKQQLVSNQ; from the coding sequence ATGGGGCAAGCATTCGATATTGCACTTGTTTTGAATTTCTTTCCTAAACTCATTTCCTACCTTCATATTACATTGTTGATACTTGTAGTTTCTGTTCTGCTTGGCATCGTTATTGGATTTATCGTAGCGCTGCCTCGCATCTACCATATTCCAGTAGCTCGTCAAATTGCTGCTGTATATGTGTCGTTTATGAGAGGTACGCCCATACTCATTCAACTATTTTTGATTTTTTACGGATTACCAGCCATTTTAGAGTGGATTTATATTGACCTTTCTCGGGTTGATCCATTGGTGTTTGTCATTATCACCTATGCATTAAGCAGTGGAGCCTCTTTCTCTGAAATCATCAGAGGCGGCGTGGCAAACGTAGAAAAAGGTCAGGCTGAAGCGGCATACACAATAGGAATGAATGAAAAGCAAACCTTTATACGTATTGTGCTCCCGCAAGCCCTAGTTACTTCGTTTCCTAACTTTGCTAATTCTGTGATTGGGTTTCTTAAAGATACTTCGCTCGCTTTTACAATCGGTGTAATGGATATGCTGGGGAGAGGTGATACCTTAATATCGGCGACTGCGCATGCTTTGGAAGTATATATTACATTGTCTATCATTTACTATCTGATAGCGATCTTGCTCGAAAAACTATTCACTCTGTCTGAAAGCAAACTGCAGCGTCATAAGCAACAGCTAGTCTCCAATCAATGA
- a CDS encoding amino acid ABC transporter permease: protein MVIDVPFIFIALVEIIKALPLTLIITIVPLLVGFAIGIIVAFIRLYKVKGLHHIADFYVSFLRGTPILLHIMLIYLGLPMIIDQIAAYYGWSFKSNEIPILLFVLIAFSLTASAYMSEIIRAGILAVSRGQIEAAYSVGMSVPQAMRRIVFPQAVTAVLPNLCNIFVGFLHTSSIAFIVSQKELNGAANIVASSNLKFLESYIAVAIIYWTLTMIAEWITALLERRAAVFHKGGIA from the coding sequence ATCGTTATTGATGTTCCGTTCATTTTCATTGCTCTTGTTGAAATTATAAAAGCTTTGCCGCTTACGCTGATTATTACGATTGTTCCTTTACTAGTCGGTTTCGCTATAGGTATCATCGTGGCTTTCATTAGACTTTATAAAGTGAAAGGACTCCATCATATCGCTGATTTTTATGTATCATTTCTTCGCGGCACGCCTATTCTGCTACACATTATGTTAATTTACTTAGGGCTACCGATGATTATTGATCAAATCGCTGCATATTATGGTTGGTCATTTAAGTCAAATGAAATCCCCATTTTATTGTTTGTGTTAATTGCATTTTCCCTTACAGCCAGTGCATACATGTCGGAAATCATCAGAGCAGGGATATTGGCAGTAAGCAGGGGACAAATCGAAGCTGCCTATTCTGTTGGTATGAGTGTTCCGCAAGCTATGAGAAGAATAGTGTTTCCCCAAGCGGTTACAGCTGTTCTCCCTAATTTATGCAATATATTTGTCGGCTTTTTGCATACATCCTCCATTGCTTTTATTGTTTCTCAAAAAGAACTAAATGGAGCTGCCAATATTGTGGCTTCCAGCAACTTAAAGTTTTTGGAGTCTTATATAGCCGTTGCAATCATCTATTGGACATTAACAATGATAGCAGAGTGGATTACAGCTTTATTAGAAAGACGGGCAGCTGTATTTCATAAAGGGGGCATAGCATGA
- a CDS encoding amino acid ABC transporter ATP-binding protein — translation MISLRNIQKSFGKQNVLNGINLNVNKGDVVAILGPSGSGKTTLLRCINFLERPTVGEVTIGDLTVNCKRANKQDVMKLRKKTGMVFQHYNLFKHKTVLENIMEGLVIVQKYSKDEAKVKSLEVLEKVGLADKVDAYPSQLSGGQQQRVGIARALALNPEVILFDEPTSALDPELVGEVLEVIRNIAREGITMVIVTHEMGFAREVSNHVIFMDEGVIVEEGNPAEIFTNPREHRTKQFLKRITSSVIFGVS, via the coding sequence ATGATTTCCTTACGTAATATACAGAAATCGTTCGGTAAACAAAACGTGTTAAATGGAATTAATCTTAACGTAAATAAGGGAGATGTAGTAGCAATTTTGGGACCAAGTGGGTCAGGTAAAACCACCTTACTTAGATGTATCAATTTCTTGGAACGTCCTACTGTCGGAGAAGTAACCATCGGTGATCTTACTGTGAACTGCAAACGCGCAAACAAGCAAGATGTTATGAAATTACGCAAAAAAACAGGTATGGTATTCCAGCATTATAACCTTTTCAAGCATAAAACGGTTCTAGAAAACATCATGGAAGGCTTAGTAATCGTCCAGAAATATTCCAAGGACGAAGCAAAAGTAAAAAGCTTGGAAGTTCTTGAAAAAGTAGGTCTAGCCGATAAAGTAGATGCTTATCCAAGTCAACTATCTGGTGGTCAACAACAACGTGTTGGTATTGCGCGTGCTCTTGCTTTGAACCCTGAAGTCATTTTATTTGATGAACCAACATCAGCATTAGATCCCGAACTAGTGGGAGAGGTTTTGGAGGTCATTCGCAATATTGCACGTGAAGGAATCACCATGGTAATTGTGACACATGAAATGGGCTTTGCTAGAGAAGTGTCCAATCATGTTATCTTTATGGATGAAGGCGTTATCGTAGAAGAAGGAAACCCAGCAGAGATATTTACGAATCCAAGAGAACATCGAACAAAGCAATTTCTAAAGCGAATTACGTCAAGCGTCATTTTTGGTGTATCTTAA